One segment of Streptomyces bathyalis DNA contains the following:
- a CDS encoding ABC transporter permease subunit — translation MYNKTVARLTYRGLLGRRRALLLCALPLLLLVVALAVRMLGDVDDDVTKQLLGGFAMATIVPLIGVVAGTGAIGPEIDDGSVVYLLAKPIRRSSIIVTKLVVAIGVTVAFSAVPTFVAGYILNGNSQQIATAYAVSAAAASVAYSALFLLLGTVSRHAVVFGLVYALIWETLFGSLVPGARELSVQQWALTLAQKVGGSGAGITSEVGMATGVTLLAVATVGGAWYAARRLRVFTLAGEE, via the coding sequence ATGTACAACAAGACAGTCGCACGGCTCACCTACAGGGGATTGCTGGGACGCCGCCGCGCCCTGCTGCTCTGCGCGCTCCCGTTGCTGCTGCTCGTCGTCGCCCTGGCCGTGCGCATGCTCGGCGACGTGGACGACGACGTCACCAAGCAGCTGCTGGGCGGCTTCGCGATGGCCACGATCGTCCCGCTCATCGGTGTCGTCGCCGGTACGGGCGCCATCGGCCCGGAGATCGACGACGGCTCGGTGGTCTACCTGCTGGCCAAGCCGATCAGGCGCTCCAGCATCATCGTGACGAAGCTGGTGGTCGCGATCGGTGTGACGGTCGCCTTCTCGGCCGTCCCCACGTTCGTGGCGGGCTACATCCTCAACGGCAACAGCCAGCAGATCGCCACGGCCTACGCGGTCTCCGCCGCGGCCGCCTCCGTCGCCTACAGCGCACTGTTCCTGCTGCTGGGCACGGTCTCGCGGCACGCCGTGGTGTTCGGCCTGGTCTACGCCCTGATCTGGGAGACCCTCTTCGGCAGCCTGGTGCCGGGGGCCCGGGAGCTGTCCGTACAGCAGTGGGCCCTGACGCTGGCGCAGAAGGTCGGCGGCAGCGGGGCGGGCATCACCTCGGAGGTGGGCATGGCCACGGGCGTCACGCTGCTGGCCGTCGCCACCGTCGGCGGCGCCTGGTACGCGGCCCGCAGGCTGCGCGTCTTCACGCTCGCCGGGGAGGAATGA
- a CDS encoding ABC transporter ATP-binding protein, whose protein sequence is MTTLHIDHTSRWFGNVVAVNDITMDIGPGVTGLLGPNGAGKSTLINMMGGFLPPSTGSVTLDGAPIWRNQAAYKEIGLVPEREGMYDFLTGWDFVLANAELHKLSDPAAATRKALATVEMEQAQDRKISTYSKGMRQRVKMASALVHDPSVLLLDEPFNGMDPRQRMQLMQLLRQMGDSGRTVLFSSHILEEVEQLASHIEVVVAGRHAASGDFRKIRRLMTDRPHRYLVRSSDDRRLAAALIADASTAGIELDWNEKALQIQAIDFGRFTQVLPRLAREHGIRLYTVSPSDESLESVFSYLVAA, encoded by the coding sequence GTGACAACTCTGCATATCGACCACACTTCCCGCTGGTTCGGGAACGTCGTCGCCGTCAACGACATCACCATGGACATCGGCCCCGGCGTGACCGGCCTGCTCGGCCCGAACGGTGCGGGCAAGTCCACACTCATCAACATGATGGGCGGGTTCCTGCCGCCCTCGACGGGAAGCGTCACGCTGGACGGGGCACCGATCTGGCGCAACCAGGCGGCGTACAAGGAGATCGGCCTCGTCCCCGAGCGTGAGGGGATGTACGACTTCCTCACCGGCTGGGACTTCGTCCTGGCCAACGCTGAACTGCACAAGCTGTCCGACCCGGCCGCGGCCACCCGCAAGGCGCTGGCCACCGTCGAGATGGAACAGGCGCAGGACCGCAAGATCTCCACCTACAGCAAGGGCATGCGCCAGCGCGTGAAGATGGCCTCCGCCCTGGTGCACGACCCGTCGGTGCTGCTGCTCGACGAGCCGTTCAACGGCATGGACCCGCGTCAGCGCATGCAACTGATGCAGCTGCTGCGGCAGATGGGCGACTCGGGCCGCACCGTGCTCTTCTCCTCGCACATCCTGGAGGAGGTCGAGCAGCTCGCGTCCCACATCGAGGTCGTCGTCGCCGGCAGGCACGCGGCCAGCGGCGACTTCCGCAAGATCCGCCGCCTGATGACGGACCGCCCGCACCGCTACCTCGTACGCTCCAGCGACGACCGGCGCCTCGCGGCGGCCCTCATCGCCGACGCATCCACGGCGGGCATCGAGCTCGACTGGAACGAGAAGGCGCTGCAGATCCAGGCCATCGACTTCGGCCGGTTCACCCAGGTCCTCCCCCGGCTCGCCCGCGAGCACGGCATCCGGCTCTACACGGTCTCGCCCTCGGACGAGTCCCTGGAGAGCGTCTTCTCGTACCTCGTCGCGGCCTGA
- a CDS encoding ABC transporter permease: MSPEPHGSTPVATAGKPPGQRGEDVIHNIGYRNYDGPRLGRGYARTSLFGQSLRGAYGLGRSARSKVLPMILFAVMCVPAAIVVAVTVFTKAKEMPIDYNAYVIQMQPVIGVYIAAMAPQAVSLDLRFRVVPLYFSRPIQRGDYVGAKYAALSAAIFVFTATSVLILYVGAMLAKLDFGDETKGFAYGLVCCAVFSVLHAGIALTVAAATPRRGFGVAAIIAVLTIPYMLVNVLQGILASQDNTDSIGWIGLASPGSLVDGLQSKFLDGKHAFPGGPPDLTSAQASVYALLTVVLIAGTYALLLRRYRKAGL, encoded by the coding sequence ATGTCGCCTGAGCCTCACGGCAGCACACCCGTCGCGACCGCCGGCAAGCCGCCGGGGCAGCGCGGCGAGGACGTCATCCACAACATCGGCTACCGCAACTACGACGGCCCCCGGCTGGGCCGCGGATACGCCCGCACCTCCCTCTTCGGGCAGTCGCTGCGCGGCGCTTACGGGCTGGGCCGCTCGGCCAGGTCCAAGGTGCTGCCGATGATCCTCTTCGCGGTCATGTGCGTACCCGCCGCGATCGTCGTCGCCGTCACGGTCTTCACGAAGGCCAAGGAGATGCCGATCGACTACAACGCCTACGTCATCCAGATGCAGCCCGTCATCGGCGTCTACATCGCAGCGATGGCACCCCAGGCCGTCTCCCTCGACCTGCGCTTCCGCGTCGTGCCGCTGTACTTCTCGCGGCCCATCCAGCGCGGGGACTACGTCGGCGCCAAGTACGCGGCGCTCTCCGCCGCGATCTTCGTCTTCACGGCGACGTCCGTCCTCATCCTCTACGTCGGGGCGATGCTGGCGAAGCTCGACTTCGGGGACGAGACGAAGGGCTTCGCGTACGGGCTCGTCTGCTGCGCGGTCTTCTCCGTACTGCATGCCGGCATCGCGCTGACGGTGGCCGCCGCGACACCGCGCCGCGGCTTCGGCGTCGCGGCCATCATCGCCGTGCTGACCATTCCGTACATGCTCGTCAACGTGCTCCAGGGGATCCTCGCCTCCCAGGACAACACCGACTCCATCGGCTGGATAGGCCTGGCGTCGCCCGGGTCGCTCGTCGACGGCCTGCAGAGCAAGTTCCTGGACGGCAAGCACGCCTTCCCGGGCGGCCCGCCCGACCTGACGAGCGCCCAGGCGTCCGTGTACGCACTGCTGACCGTCGTACTCATCGCCGGAACGTACGCCCTGCTGCTGCGCCGCTACCGAAAGGCCGGGCTGTGA
- a CDS encoding ABC transporter ATP-binding protein, giving the protein MIAIESLTKRYPRVTALDRLTVGITPGVTGLVGANGAGKSTLIKILLGLSPATQGGATVLGLDVAREGAAIRERVGYMPEHDCLPPDVSATEFVVHMARMSGLPFTAARERTADTLRHVGLYEERYRPMGGYSTGMKQRVKLAQALVHDPKLVLLDEPTNGLDPVGRDEMLALIRRVHTDFGISVLVTSHLLGELERTCDHVVVIDGGKLLRASSTADFTKSTASLAVEVTDTDSHPDGAEALRSALAAAGLSAQLPGTAGAPGAGHVLMVDATDESAYDTVRDTVMELGLGLVRMEQRRHHIAEVFNTEPGAGASAPSADALTKGGGPASDRELQPQKGGSGDVA; this is encoded by the coding sequence GTGATTGCTATCGAAAGCCTGACCAAGCGGTACCCACGGGTGACCGCGCTGGACCGGCTGACCGTGGGCATCACACCGGGTGTTACCGGCCTGGTGGGCGCCAACGGGGCCGGAAAATCGACCCTCATCAAGATCTTGCTCGGTCTCTCCCCCGCGACCCAGGGCGGCGCCACCGTCCTCGGACTCGACGTGGCACGGGAGGGTGCGGCGATCCGCGAGCGCGTCGGATACATGCCCGAGCACGACTGTCTGCCGCCCGACGTCTCCGCGACCGAGTTCGTCGTCCACATGGCGCGCATGTCCGGGCTCCCCTTCACCGCCGCACGCGAGCGCACGGCCGACACCCTGCGCCACGTCGGTCTGTACGAGGAGCGCTACCGCCCCATGGGCGGCTATTCGACGGGCATGAAGCAGCGCGTCAAGCTCGCACAGGCCCTCGTGCACGACCCGAAGCTGGTGCTGCTCGACGAGCCGACCAACGGCCTCGACCCCGTCGGCCGCGACGAGATGCTCGCGCTGATCCGCCGCGTACACACCGACTTCGGCATCTCCGTGCTCGTCACCTCCCACCTGCTGGGCGAGCTGGAGCGCACCTGCGACCACGTCGTGGTCATCGACGGCGGCAAGCTGCTGCGTGCCTCCAGTACGGCCGACTTCACCAAGAGCACCGCGTCCCTGGCGGTGGAGGTCACCGACACCGACTCCCACCCGGACGGTGCGGAGGCACTGCGCTCCGCGCTGGCCGCCGCCGGGCTGTCCGCGCAGCTTCCGGGCACGGCGGGCGCCCCCGGTGCCGGGCATGTGCTCATGGTCGACGCGACCGACGAATCGGCGTACGACACCGTCCGCGACACCGTCATGGAACTCGGCCTCGGCCTGGTGCGGATGGAACAGCGCCGCCACCACATCGCGGAGGTCTTCAACACGGAGCCCGGCGCCGGGGCCTCCGCCCCCTCCGCCGACGCCCTGACCAAGGGCGGCGGTCCCGCATCCGACCGCGAACTCCAGCCGCAGAAGGGAGGCAGCGGCGATGTCGCCTGA
- a CDS encoding SDR family oxidoreductase: MSIEGARERRVRTPEGVELCVAELGDAQAPTVVLIHGYPDSKEVWSKVARRLSGRFHVVLYDVRGCGRSSAPEPLRGGFTLEKLTQDFLTVAGAVSPGRPVHVVGHDWGSVQGWEFATAEETRGRVASFTSMSGPSLDHFGHWIKKRVNRPTPRRLAQAAGQGVRSWYVYMLHTPVLPELAWRGPLSRAWPKLLRRAEKLPADGYPTSSLGRDAAHGAWLYRDNVRFRLRHPRDDCHAHVPVQLITPTRDVFLSERLYDDVESWAPGVVRHTLDAKHWIPRTRPDQLAVWISDFVDAQESGRAAGPGEPVRVYEGSGPYAERFGGSLVLVTGAGSGIGRATALSFAAAGARIVAVDVDGERAARTAESAERAGSPQAWAETADVSDQQQMEKLAQRIAADHGVVDVLVNNAGIGVSGPFLDTSVEDWKRTLDVNLWGVIHGCRLFGKQMAERGQGGHIVNVASDAAYQPTRLLPAYGTSKAAVLMLSECLRAELAGRGIGVTAVCPGPVNTDITRTARFVGLDEAGQRRRRERVTRLYKLRNYPPEKVARVIMRAVVRNQAVVPVTPEARGVRVLSRLSPRVLRAIARIEPPL, encoded by the coding sequence CTGAGTATCGAGGGCGCACGCGAGCGCCGGGTGCGCACACCGGAAGGCGTCGAGTTGTGCGTGGCGGAGCTTGGCGACGCGCAGGCCCCGACCGTCGTGCTGATCCACGGCTACCCGGACAGCAAGGAGGTCTGGTCGAAGGTCGCCCGGCGGCTCAGCGGCCGCTTCCACGTGGTCCTCTACGACGTACGGGGCTGCGGCCGCTCCTCGGCGCCCGAGCCGCTGCGCGGCGGCTTCACCCTGGAGAAGCTGACGCAGGACTTCCTGACCGTGGCGGGCGCCGTGTCCCCCGGGCGGCCCGTGCACGTGGTGGGGCACGACTGGGGGTCCGTGCAGGGCTGGGAGTTCGCCACCGCGGAGGAGACCAGGGGCCGGGTCGCCTCGTTCACCTCGATGTCCGGCCCGTCTCTCGACCACTTCGGCCACTGGATCAAGAAGCGGGTGAACCGTCCGACGCCGCGGCGGCTGGCGCAGGCCGCCGGCCAGGGCGTCCGCTCCTGGTACGTCTACATGCTGCACACGCCGGTGCTGCCGGAACTGGCGTGGAGGGGACCGCTGTCACGGGCCTGGCCGAAGCTGCTGCGCAGGGCGGAGAAGCTGCCCGCGGACGGCTACCCCACGTCCTCGCTGGGGCGCGACGCCGCGCACGGCGCATGGCTGTACCGCGACAACGTGCGCTTCAGGCTGCGGCACCCCCGTGACGACTGCCATGCCCATGTGCCCGTCCAGCTGATCACCCCGACCCGCGACGTCTTCCTGAGCGAACGGCTCTACGACGACGTCGAGTCGTGGGCACCCGGCGTCGTCCGGCACACGCTGGACGCCAAGCACTGGATCCCGCGCACCCGGCCCGACCAACTCGCGGTCTGGATCAGTGACTTCGTCGACGCGCAGGAATCCGGCCGGGCCGCCGGGCCGGGCGAGCCCGTGCGGGTGTACGAGGGCAGCGGGCCGTACGCGGAGCGGTTCGGCGGCTCGCTCGTGCTGGTCACGGGGGCGGGAAGCGGCATCGGCCGGGCCACGGCCCTGTCGTTCGCCGCGGCCGGAGCGCGGATCGTGGCGGTCGACGTGGACGGCGAACGGGCCGCGCGGACCGCGGAGTCGGCGGAGCGGGCCGGATCTCCGCAGGCCTGGGCGGAGACGGCCGACGTGAGCGACCAGCAGCAGATGGAGAAGCTCGCCCAGAGGATCGCTGCCGACCACGGGGTCGTGGACGTTCTCGTCAACAACGCCGGCATAGGCGTCTCCGGTCCCTTCCTCGACACCAGCGTCGAGGACTGGAAGCGGACGCTGGACGTCAATCTGTGGGGCGTCATCCACGGCTGCCGCCTCTTCGGCAAGCAGATGGCGGAACGCGGCCAGGGCGGACACATCGTCAACGTCGCCTCGGACGCGGCCTATCAGCCCACGCGGCTGCTGCCCGCCTACGGCACGTCGAAGGCCGCCGTCCTGATGCTGAGCGAGTGCCTGCGGGCCGAGCTGGCAGGGCGGGGCATCGGCGTCACCGCGGTCTGTCCCGGGCCGGTCAACACGGACATCACCAGGACGGCTCGCTTCGTCGGCCTCGACGAGGCCGGGCAGCGGCGCCGCCGGGAACGGGTGACCCGCCTGTACAAGCTGCGCAACTACCCGCCGGAGAAGGTCGCCAGGGTGATCATGCGGGCCGTCGTGCGCAATCAGGCGGTCGTCCCGGTCACCCCCGAGGCCCGCGGTGTCCGGGTGCTCTCCCGGCTCTCACCGCGAGTACTGCGTGCGATCGCCCGGATAGAGCCCCCGCTGTGA
- a CDS encoding MerR family transcriptional regulator yields the protein MTAGQDGLVEGARGEYRIEDLAGHSGATVRTIRAYQDRGLLPRPGRRGRANVYDDTHLTRLRQIAALLERGYTLASIKDLLEAWDEGRGLSGVLGLVSEVEGPWTDEEPERVTRAELDELFGEGSGDSDDAVAEAVELGVLVPLPERPGEYLLPSPQELAVAAELHRAGVPLLALTEHLRELRTQVEGIAARFMELTDEHIFRRCLHTRPSDEDASEAAGLVRRLRPLAQQTVDAELARAMRTFASRSLREHLRRAAVSQEAETVGTEAPGQAAAPARAPVASSAPSPGPAPAPAGSVTTPPSVAPPASSTVSQSAATEPVRLPAATLAAVRELVGEEHAGAFITAATEREVHSRAMDLLAAARPPASAGPPSSP from the coding sequence GTGACGGCGGGCCAGGACGGCCTGGTGGAAGGGGCCCGCGGTGAGTACCGCATCGAGGACCTGGCGGGGCACAGCGGCGCCACCGTCCGCACGATCCGCGCCTACCAGGACCGCGGCCTGCTCCCCCGGCCGGGCAGACGCGGAAGGGCCAATGTCTACGACGACACCCATCTGACGCGGCTGAGGCAGATAGCCGCGCTGCTGGAACGCGGATACACGCTCGCGTCCATCAAGGACCTGCTGGAGGCGTGGGACGAAGGCCGCGGTCTGAGCGGTGTGCTGGGGCTCGTCTCGGAAGTCGAAGGACCGTGGACGGACGAGGAGCCGGAGCGTGTCACCCGCGCCGAGCTGGACGAACTCTTCGGCGAGGGCTCAGGCGACAGCGACGACGCCGTGGCCGAGGCGGTCGAGCTGGGCGTGCTGGTGCCGCTGCCGGAGAGGCCCGGGGAGTATCTACTCCCCAGCCCGCAGGAGCTGGCCGTGGCCGCCGAACTGCACCGGGCGGGCGTGCCGTTGCTCGCGCTCACCGAGCACCTCCGCGAACTGCGCACCCAGGTGGAGGGCATAGCGGCCCGCTTCATGGAACTCACCGACGAGCACATCTTCCGCCGATGCCTGCACACCCGTCCCTCGGACGAGGACGCCTCGGAGGCGGCGGGTCTCGTGCGCCGGCTGCGCCCGCTGGCGCAGCAGACGGTCGACGCCGAACTGGCCCGCGCCATGCGGACGTTCGCCTCCCGCAGCCTGCGTGAGCACCTGCGGCGGGCGGCGGTGTCGCAGGAAGCGGAGACGGTCGGAACGGAAGCACCGGGGCAAGCTGCGGCACCGGCACGGGCGCCGGTTGCCTCTTCGGCTCCCAGTCCCGGACCCGCACCCGCACCCGCAGGCTCCGTAACGACGCCCCCGTCGGTGGCGCCGCCTGCGTCTTCGACGGTGTCCCAGTCGGCGGCCACCGAACCCGTACGGCTGCCCGCGGCGACCCTCGCCGCCGTACGGGAACTGGTCGGTGAGGAGCATGCCGGCGCCTTCATCACGGCGGCCACGGAGCGCGAGGTGCACTCCCGCGCCATGGACCTCCTCGCTGCTGCCCGGCCCCCGGCCTCCGCAGGACCGCCCAGCTCTCCCTAG
- the crtI gene encoding phytoene desaturase family protein has translation MRTLPGRSDHVVVVGAGLSGLSTALHLAGAGRSVTVVERAPGPGGRAGRIEHRGYLLDTGPTVLTMPHLIEEAMAAVGESMSDHIELIALHPAYRAQFTDGTHIDVHTEPEAMEAEIHRAAGAAEAAGYRRLRRWLEQIYRVQMRSFIDANFDSPLGLLTPDLARLAALGGFATWHGRISRFVRDERLRRIFSFQALYAGVPPTRALAAYAVIAYMDTVAGVHFPRGGMYAVPRGMAASAQRAGVTFRYGTAVTRVERSPAGRAAAVHTAEGERIPCDALVLTCDLPVTHRLLGGAPRRALPLRYAPSAVVLHAGGRRTWPQLAHHTISFGNTWHDTFRQLTRTGELMSDPSLLITSPTVTDPSLAPPGRHLHYVLAPCPNLVTGSHDWHAIAPRYRESLQAVLHGRGLEGFGQDLETERLVTPADWAAQHHAAGTPFSAAHTLAQTGPFRTKNLPSGWENVVLAGCGTTPGVGVPTVIVSGKLAAARITGTHTRTPAPPVPPRASTSTGPGPRSRTATRTRIRTRTGAGTGTRAGITPVPSGPPSSGPAVTTPKGEADAQR, from the coding sequence ATGAGGACGCTGCCCGGCCGTTCCGACCACGTGGTCGTGGTCGGTGCGGGCCTCTCCGGTCTTTCGACCGCCCTGCACCTGGCGGGAGCGGGGCGAAGCGTCACGGTCGTCGAGCGCGCCCCGGGCCCCGGCGGACGGGCCGGGCGCATCGAGCACCGTGGCTATCTCCTTGACACCGGCCCCACGGTGCTGACCATGCCTCACCTCATCGAGGAGGCGATGGCGGCCGTCGGCGAATCGATGTCCGACCACATCGAGCTGATCGCGCTGCATCCCGCGTACCGCGCCCAGTTCACCGACGGTACGCACATCGACGTGCACACCGAGCCCGAGGCCATGGAGGCGGAGATCCACCGCGCGGCGGGCGCAGCCGAGGCGGCGGGATACCGGCGACTGCGACGCTGGCTGGAGCAGATCTACCGCGTGCAGATGCGCTCCTTCATCGACGCCAACTTCGACTCCCCGCTCGGACTGCTCACCCCCGACCTCGCCCGGCTGGCCGCGCTGGGCGGCTTCGCCACCTGGCACGGCCGCATTTCCCGTTTCGTCCGGGACGAGCGGCTGCGGCGGATCTTCTCCTTCCAGGCCCTCTACGCGGGTGTGCCGCCCACCCGCGCGCTCGCCGCGTACGCGGTGATCGCCTACATGGACACCGTGGCCGGTGTGCACTTCCCACGCGGCGGCATGTACGCCGTGCCCCGCGGCATGGCCGCCTCCGCGCAGCGGGCCGGCGTCACCTTCCGATACGGCACCGCCGTGACCCGCGTCGAGCGCTCCCCCGCGGGCCGGGCCGCAGCCGTACACACCGCCGAGGGGGAGCGGATCCCCTGCGACGCGCTGGTCCTGACCTGCGATCTGCCCGTCACCCACCGGCTGCTGGGCGGCGCCCCGCGACGCGCGCTGCCGCTGCGCTACGCGCCGTCAGCGGTCGTGCTGCACGCGGGAGGGCGCCGCACCTGGCCCCAACTGGCCCACCACACCATCTCTTTCGGCAACACCTGGCACGACACGTTCCGCCAGCTGACCCGCACCGGTGAGCTGATGAGCGATCCCTCACTGCTGATCACCAGCCCGACCGTCACGGACCCCTCCCTCGCGCCACCGGGCCGGCACCTGCACTACGTACTGGCCCCCTGCCCCAATCTGGTGACGGGCTCGCACGACTGGCATGCCATCGCGCCCCGCTACCGCGAGAGCCTTCAGGCCGTGCTGCACGGCCGCGGTCTGGAGGGCTTCGGCCAGGACCTGGAGACGGAACGGCTGGTGACCCCGGCGGACTGGGCCGCGCAGCACCACGCGGCGGGGACGCCGTTCTCCGCGGCCCACACGCTCGCGCAGACAGGCCCGTTCCGGACCAAGAACCTGCCTTCCGGCTGGGAGAACGTCGTACTCGCCGGCTGCGGCACCACGCCCGGTGTCGGTGTGCCGACCGTGATCGTCTCCGGGAAGCTCGCCGCCGCCCGCATCACCGGTACGCACACCCGCACACCTGCACCGCCCGTACCCCCGCGCGCAAGCACCAGCACCGGCCCCGGCCCCCGCTCACGCACGGCCACCCGCACCCGCATCCGTACGCGTACAGGCGCCGGCACAGGCACCCGCGCCGGCATCACACCGGTACCGTCCGGCCCGCCCTCTTCCGGGCCCGCTGTCACCACCCCGAAAGGCGAGGCCGATGCTCAGAGGTGA
- a CDS encoding phytoene/squalene synthase family protein has translation MLRGELNAADVLDPALRAAYARCRELNARDGKTYFLATRLLTPRQRPAVHALYGFARWADDIVDAPDPAISLDERGARLLRLDADLRAALRSGRSTHPVIAALADTAVRYAIDPQHFSDFMRSMRMDLTVAEYGTYEDLRDYMHGSAAVIGLQVLPVLGTVAPPDEAGPHAASLGIAFQLTNFLRDVGEDLDRHRIYLPQDLLAAHGVDRELLRWCRLHRRNDGRVRAAVRELAGTTREIYQHAARGVPMLYPVSRPCVETALLLYRGILDEIEATDCAVMHRRTVVPRGRKARALLPALARTAALRARRTPFPERRGALPGTVLP, from the coding sequence ATGCTCAGAGGTGAGCTGAACGCGGCGGACGTCCTCGATCCCGCGCTGCGCGCCGCGTACGCACGCTGCCGGGAACTCAACGCCCGTGACGGCAAGACGTACTTCCTCGCCACCCGCCTCCTGACGCCCCGCCAGCGCCCCGCGGTGCACGCCCTGTACGGCTTCGCCCGGTGGGCCGACGACATCGTCGACGCCCCGGACCCGGCGATCTCCCTCGACGAGCGCGGCGCCCGCCTGCTGCGGCTCGACGCCGACCTGCGTGCCGCGCTGCGCTCCGGCCGCAGCACACACCCCGTCATCGCGGCCCTCGCCGACACCGCCGTCCGCTACGCCATCGACCCGCAGCACTTCAGCGACTTCATGCGCTCGATGCGCATGGACCTGACCGTCGCCGAGTACGGCACGTACGAGGACCTGCGCGACTACATGCACGGCTCGGCTGCCGTCATCGGGCTCCAGGTGCTTCCGGTGCTCGGCACCGTCGCGCCCCCTGATGAGGCCGGGCCGCATGCCGCATCGCTCGGAATCGCCTTCCAGTTGACGAACTTCCTGCGCGACGTCGGAGAAGACCTCGACCGCCACCGCATCTACCTCCCGCAGGACCTGCTGGCGGCGCACGGCGTGGACCGGGAGCTGCTGCGCTGGTGCCGTCTCCACCGGCGCAACGACGGGCGTGTGCGGGCGGCGGTGCGCGAACTCGCCGGCACGACACGGGAGATCTACCAGCACGCCGCCCGTGGCGTCCCCATGCTGTATCCGGTCTCCCGCCCGTGCGTGGAGACGGCTCTGCTCCTCTACCGGGGCATCCTCGACGAGATCGAGGCCACCGACTGCGCCGTCATGCACCGGCGCACGGTCGTCCCCCGCGGCCGCAAGGCGCGAGCCCTGCTCCCCGCCCTCGCCAGAACCGCCGCGCTGCGCGCACGCCGCACACCCTTCCCCGAACGGCGTGGCGCGCTGCCCGGGACGGTGCTCCCTTGA
- a CDS encoding DUF5914 domain-containing protein, which yields MTRPGRRSPLRLLPASAWERQPPTWQAARPSLIADALKRAVNRPSGNWYVLTSSRDVPDDRPIGRTVAGVELVVWRNSAGALRAAPGACPHLGAPLREAALCGGRLVCRWHGLALDEGGMGDWHLFPAHDDGVLAWVRLDKVGGEEPTPLPVLPDRPAAAKTLDAVVTQVGGCEPEDVVANRLDPWHGSWFHPYAFARLTVVEEPEPHNGDRFLIDVAYRLTARTGIPVRAAFAAPEPRTVVMHILEGEGATSAVETHATPLTPPGHPRPRTAVIEAVLATSERRGFAAARLAAPLLRPFMRRAAARLWRDDLAYAERRRQLISAGRFPG from the coding sequence TTGACGCGGCCGGGCCGGCGCAGCCCGCTGCGGCTCCTCCCCGCCTCTGCCTGGGAGCGGCAGCCGCCGACGTGGCAGGCGGCCCGCCCCTCCCTCATCGCGGACGCGCTGAAGCGGGCCGTCAACCGCCCTTCCGGCAATTGGTACGTGCTCACCTCCTCTCGGGACGTCCCCGACGACCGTCCGATCGGCCGCACGGTCGCGGGGGTCGAGCTCGTCGTCTGGCGGAACTCGGCGGGCGCCCTGCGCGCGGCACCCGGCGCATGCCCTCATCTCGGTGCTCCGCTGCGCGAGGCCGCCCTGTGCGGTGGCCGCCTCGTATGCCGGTGGCACGGCCTGGCCCTGGACGAAGGCGGCATGGGCGACTGGCATCTCTTCCCCGCACACGACGACGGGGTCCTCGCCTGGGTGCGGCTCGACAAGGTGGGAGGGGAGGAGCCCACGCCGCTGCCGGTGCTGCCGGACCGCCCGGCCGCCGCGAAGACCCTCGACGCGGTGGTCACGCAGGTCGGCGGCTGCGAGCCGGAGGACGTCGTCGCCAACCGCCTCGATCCCTGGCACGGCTCGTGGTTCCACCCGTACGCCTTCGCCCGGCTGACGGTGGTGGAGGAGCCCGAACCGCACAACGGCGACCGCTTCCTCATCGATGTCGCCTACCGGCTGACGGCCCGTACCGGCATCCCTGTGCGCGCCGCCTTCGCCGCCCCGGAACCACGCACCGTCGTGATGCACATCCTCGAAGGCGAGGGAGCCACGTCCGCCGTGGAGACGCACGCCACCCCGCTGACTCCTCCCGGGCATCCGCGGCCGCGCACCGCGGTGATCGAGGCCGTGCTCGCCACGTCCGAGCGCAGGGGTTTCGCCGCTGCCCGGCTCGCGGCGCCGCTGCTGCGCCCCTTCATGCGCCGGGCCGCGGCACGACTCTGGCGCGACGACCTCGCATACGCCGAGCGCAGGCGGCAGTTGATCAGTGCGGGACGGTTCCCGGGTTGA